A region of Saimiri boliviensis isolate mSaiBol1 chromosome 8, mSaiBol1.pri, whole genome shotgun sequence DNA encodes the following proteins:
- the LOC141585371 gene encoding uncharacterized protein LOC141585371, producing MPRHTPAGGSRRAGVRSGRRAVRLRRESGRGRRLSGLRSPRQSPVAAAPGQGPATSPLPGGCRCPGARPRRGRNAERAEPSPRPARGASRWRGGGPGAPALPAPAACGRGAPGRGRAAAAPRRKARRGHGHGPRRGSGGSAGSAGRRGCRAPPRPRDPGRERAAPVRAERSRAGVSPAQGQPQPRAAGRGRSPRRSARLCVFPGRAPSPCLALRPRRRGRQLRRLPPPGPSAASPGSRRAATSRMGPCFSSRTIGAPPLPAIFLGGHLQRLRGDFLPAGTKLSLLWLHTPRTARRGPGEGPPPGKSTRLGVRGWSASARSWGIEVRFLFLVALIFKLFKSYVVLFSAWSTTRKMEYCFSVIQNQL from the coding sequence ATGCCCCGCCACACGCCCGCCGGCGGCAGCAGGAGAGCCGGGGTCCGCTCCGGGCGTCGAGCTGTCCGGCTTCGCCGCGAGTCTGGGAGAGGAAGGCGGCTCAGCGGGCTCCGTTCTCCCCGCCAGTCCCCGGTGGCGGCCGCCCCTGGCCAGGGCCCGGCCACCTCCCCGCTCCCGGGCGGCTGCAGGTGCCCAGGGGCCCGTCCCCGGCGGGGGCGAAACGCCGAGCGGGCCGAACCTTCCCCACGTCCAGCTCGGGGAGCGTCCCGGTGGCGCGGCGGAGGCCCCGGGGCCCCGGCGCTCCCGGCTCCCGCGGCCTGTGGGCGCGGCGCACCAGGGCGCGGGCGGGCGGCGGCAGCTCCCAGGCGGAAGGCGCGGCGGGGCCACGGTCACGGCCCCCGCCGGGGCTCGGGCGGAAGCGCGGGCTCCGCGGGGAGGAGGGGCTGCCGCGCCCCGCCGAGGCCCAGGGATCCCGGCCGCGAGCGAGCGGCTCCCGTCCGCGCAGAGCGGAGCCGGGCCGGGGTGAGCCCTGCGCAGGGTCAGCCCCAACCCCGCGCGGCGGGGCGCGGCCGGAGCCCACGCAGGTCCGCCCGGCTGTGCGTCTTTCCCGGGCGCGCACCAAGCCCCTGCCTGGCGCTCAGGCCCCGGCGACGAGGCCGGCAGCTCCGGCGTCTGCCACCTCCAGGACCCAGCGCCGCCAGCCCCGGCTCCCGGCGAGCGGCGACTTCCCGGATGGGGCCATGCTTTTCTTCCAGGACAATCGGGGCTCCTCCCCTCCCGGCGATCTTTCTAGGAGGCCACCTCCAGAGACTGCGAGGCGATTTCCTCCCTGCCGGCACCAAACTGTCACTCCTCTGGCTCCACACGCCGAGAACCGCACGCCGAGGACCTGGCGAGGGACCGCCACCCGGAAAAAGCACACGGCTCGGTGTGCGCGGATGGTCTGCATCAGCCCGTTCCTGGGGAATAGAAGTTCGCTTTCTATTTTTGGTAGCCCTGATTTTCAAGCTTTTTAAAAGTTACGTTGTTCTGTTTTCTGCTTGGTCGACAACACGGAAAATGGAATATTGCTTTTCTGTGATTCAAAATCAATTGTAA